A section of the Pseudomonas flavescens genome encodes:
- a CDS encoding histone deacetylase family protein: MRTIYSDDHHLHHGRCEIIDGELKPCFEMPSRADHVLARVRQQQLGEVITPSDFGRAPIERIHHRDYLSFFEGAWARWAAMGRDGDLMPFTWPARTLRSVVPDNLHGQLGYYSFDGGAPITAGTWQAAWSAAQVALTGQKLISDGATGAFALCRPPGHHAAADLMGGYCYLNNAAIAAQAFLDQGCKRVAILDVDYHHGNGTQSIFYDRSDVLFVSIHGHPAFEFPFFLGYQDEHGEGAGEDFNLNLPLASGSGWEQWSAALESACARIDDYAADVIVVSLGVDTFKEDPISQFKLDSPDYLRMGERIARLGKPTLFVMEGGYAVEEIGVNAVNVLEGFEGA, from the coding sequence ATGCGTACGATCTACAGCGATGACCATCACCTGCATCATGGCCGCTGCGAAATCATCGACGGGGAGCTCAAGCCCTGCTTCGAAATGCCGTCGCGAGCCGACCATGTGCTCGCCCGCGTGCGCCAGCAGCAACTGGGTGAAGTCATCACCCCCAGCGATTTCGGCCGAGCACCGATCGAACGCATTCATCACCGCGACTACCTGAGCTTTTTCGAAGGCGCCTGGGCACGCTGGGCCGCCATGGGGCGTGACGGTGACCTGATGCCCTTCACTTGGCCGGCCCGCACCCTGCGCAGCGTGGTGCCGGACAACCTGCATGGTCAGCTCGGTTATTACAGTTTCGACGGCGGCGCACCGATCACCGCCGGCACCTGGCAGGCCGCCTGGAGTGCCGCCCAGGTCGCCCTTACCGGGCAGAAGCTGATCAGCGATGGCGCCACTGGCGCCTTCGCCCTCTGTCGCCCACCGGGCCACCACGCGGCCGCTGACCTGATGGGTGGCTACTGCTACCTTAACAATGCCGCCATCGCCGCTCAGGCCTTCCTGGATCAGGGCTGCAAGCGGGTCGCCATTCTCGACGTGGACTACCACCACGGCAATGGCACGCAGTCGATCTTCTACGACCGCAGCGATGTGCTGTTCGTCTCGATCCATGGTCATCCGGCTTTCGAATTCCCGTTCTTCCTCGGTTACCAGGACGAGCACGGCGAAGGCGCCGGTGAAGACTTCAACCTCAATCTGCCGCTGGCTTCCGGCAGCGGATGGGAGCAATGGAGCGCCGCACTGGAGAGTGCCTGCGCACGTATCGACGATTACGCAGCGGACGTGATCGTGGTGTCCCTGGGCGTGGACACGTTCAAGGAAGACCCGATTTCCCAGTTCAAGCTCGACAGCCCCGACTACCTGCGCATGGGCGAACGCATCGCCCGCCTCGGCAAGCCCACTCTGTTCGTGATGGAGGGCGGCTATGCCGTGGAGGAGATCGGCGTCAACGCGGTGAACGTACTGGAAGGTTTCGAAGGCGCCTGA
- a CDS encoding AraC family transcriptional regulator — translation MLHAHLTTLHAVVLALDTLCQNGDCNAHELLAGSGIDAADLQRPEMRISIAQERQVFRNATARRQDLGLLLGRRMHVSSYGLLGFSLLSASTLGDALEVAFSFPALLGTLFDLRLRRDGSQAWIEASHYRDAAELETFNTEFCLASLKLICEDLLGRTLPLDAARFSHRAPRYQRQYSRDFACAVRFNAADNAIVFDSQWLDRRLPLADPVTHRDTLERCRHLNREFISHLALISRVRQLLANHLPTAPGLDGLARQLRCSSRTLRRQLQEVGTSYQTLLDELRFEQARHLLDQERLPIARIAEALGYSETASFRHAFQRWSGVSPSRYRRPVSA, via the coding sequence ATGCTGCACGCCCATCTGACCACCCTGCATGCCGTCGTCCTGGCCCTCGATACCCTTTGCCAGAATGGCGATTGCAACGCTCACGAACTCCTGGCTGGCAGCGGCATCGACGCGGCGGACCTGCAGCGTCCGGAGATGCGCATCAGCATCGCCCAGGAACGCCAGGTGTTTCGCAATGCCACCGCCAGGCGTCAGGATCTCGGCCTGCTGCTCGGCAGGCGCATGCATGTATCGTCCTATGGCCTGCTGGGTTTCAGCCTGCTCTCGGCATCGACGCTGGGCGATGCGCTGGAGGTCGCCTTCAGCTTTCCCGCCTTGCTCGGCACCCTCTTCGACCTGCGTCTGCGCCGCGATGGCTCGCAGGCCTGGATCGAGGCCAGCCACTATCGCGATGCGGCGGAACTGGAGACCTTCAACACCGAGTTCTGTCTGGCCTCGCTGAAGTTGATCTGCGAGGACCTGCTCGGTCGCACCCTGCCCCTCGACGCGGCCCGTTTCAGCCATCGAGCGCCGCGCTACCAGCGTCAGTACAGCCGCGACTTCGCTTGTGCAGTGCGCTTCAATGCCGCCGACAACGCCATCGTTTTCGATAGCCAGTGGCTGGATCGACGCCTGCCCCTGGCAGACCCGGTGACTCACCGCGACACCCTGGAACGCTGCCGCCATCTGAACCGCGAGTTCATCTCCCACCTGGCGCTGATTTCCCGCGTACGCCAGTTGCTCGCCAACCACTTGCCGACGGCGCCTGGCCTGGATGGCCTGGCGCGCCAGCTGCGTTGCTCGTCGCGCACCCTGCGCAGGCAGTTGCAAGAAGTCGGCACCAGCTATCAAACCCTGCTCGATGAGCTGCGCTTCGAGCAGGCACGCCACCTGCTGGACCAGGAACGGCTGCCCATCGCACGGATCGCCGAGGCACTCGGCTACAGCGAAACCGCCAGTTTCCGCCACGCCTTCCAGCGCTGGAGCGGCGTATCGCCAAGCCGCTATCGGCGCCCGGTCAGCGCCTAG
- a CDS encoding undecaprenyl-diphosphate phosphatase, which produces MDWLHLLILSLIQGITEFIPVSSSAHLILPSQLLGWPDQGQAFDVAVHVGTLMAVVLAFRQQIAAIVSGWLGHVLYRRASPESRMGWMIILATIPAALAGLIFESVIEQYTRSMLVIGTTTIVFGLVLWWADVKGSRDADMSRMTWRHALLIGLAQMLALIPGTSRSGITMTAALMLGFDRKSAAGFSFLLSIPLILAAGSLKTLHLIEEGNGAHWGDMAWGIGLSFVSAFLCIKLFLAALDRIGMLPFVIYRLILGTFLLFVAL; this is translated from the coding sequence ATGGACTGGCTCCACCTGCTCATCCTGTCGCTCATCCAGGGCATTACCGAATTCATTCCCGTCTCCTCCTCCGCGCACCTGATTCTGCCCTCGCAGTTGCTGGGCTGGCCCGATCAGGGCCAGGCCTTCGACGTTGCCGTGCACGTCGGCACCCTGATGGCCGTGGTGCTCGCTTTTCGCCAGCAGATCGCGGCAATCGTCAGCGGCTGGCTGGGTCACGTTCTGTACCGCCGCGCCAGCCCGGAAAGCCGCATGGGCTGGATGATCATCCTGGCGACCATCCCGGCCGCACTGGCCGGGCTGATCTTCGAATCGGTGATCGAGCAATACACCCGTTCGATGCTGGTGATCGGCACCACCACCATCGTCTTCGGCCTGGTGCTCTGGTGGGCCGACGTGAAAGGCAGCCGTGATGCCGACATGAGCCGCATGACGTGGCGCCACGCCCTGCTGATCGGCCTGGCACAGATGCTCGCGCTGATTCCTGGCACCTCGCGCTCGGGCATCACCATGACCGCCGCACTGATGCTCGGCTTCGACCGCAAGAGCGCCGCTGGCTTCTCCTTCCTGTTGTCGATTCCGCTGATTCTCGCCGCCGGCAGTCTGAAGACCCTGCACTTGATCGAAGAAGGCAACGGCGCGCACTGGGGCGACATGGCCTGGGGCATCGGCCTGTCGTTCGTGTCGGCGTTTCTGTGCATCAAGCTGTTCCTCGCCGCTCTGGATCGCATCGGCATGCTGCCGTTCGTGATCTACCGCCTGATCCTCGGCACCTTTCTGCTGTTCGTGGCGCTGTAG
- a CDS encoding MFS transporter — protein MHRAASPAPGRPLTRSDYKTLSLSALGGALEFYDFIIYVFFATVVGKLFFPPDMPDWLRMLQTFGIFAAGYLARPLGGIIMAHFGDLIGRKRMFTLSILMMAVPTLIMGLLPTYAQIGIFAPLLLLLMRMIQGAAIGGEVPGAWVFVSEHVPARHIGYACGTLTCGLTTGILLGSLMATLINSVFTAEEVLDWAWRVPFLIGGVFGLFAMYLRQWLHETPVFTEMQQRKALAEELPLKTVVRDHRGSVVISALLTWLLSAGIVVAILMTPTFLQTLYGFDAVTSLKANSLAIVMLSIGCIISGALCDRIGAGRVLVVGCSALAVSVWLFYSGLHANPHWLFPLYALVGLFVGTIGAVPFVMVHAFPAPVRFSGLSFSYNMSYAVFGGLTPVAVSLLVKWSPLGPAYYLIALCGVGVVVGLGLLRKGR, from the coding sequence ATGCACCGCGCAGCATCGCCGGCACCTGGCCGGCCCCTGACCCGTAGCGATTACAAGACCCTGTCCCTGTCTGCCCTGGGCGGCGCGCTGGAGTTCTACGACTTCATCATCTACGTATTCTTCGCCACCGTGGTCGGCAAGCTGTTCTTCCCGCCGGACATGCCCGACTGGCTGCGCATGCTGCAGACTTTCGGCATCTTCGCCGCTGGCTATCTGGCACGCCCCCTGGGCGGCATCATCATGGCGCATTTCGGCGACCTGATCGGACGCAAGCGCATGTTCACCCTGAGCATCCTGATGATGGCGGTGCCTACGCTGATCATGGGTCTGCTGCCGACCTACGCACAGATCGGTATCTTCGCGCCGCTGCTGTTGCTGCTCATGCGCATGATCCAGGGCGCGGCGATTGGCGGTGAAGTGCCCGGTGCCTGGGTGTTCGTGTCCGAGCACGTGCCGGCGCGCCACATCGGTTATGCCTGCGGTACGCTGACCTGCGGCCTGACCACCGGCATCCTGCTCGGCTCGCTGATGGCCACGCTGATCAACAGCGTCTTCACCGCCGAGGAAGTGCTCGACTGGGCCTGGCGCGTGCCGTTCCTGATCGGTGGTGTGTTCGGTCTGTTCGCCATGTACCTGCGCCAGTGGTTGCACGAGACGCCGGTGTTCACCGAGATGCAGCAGCGCAAGGCCCTGGCCGAGGAACTGCCGCTGAAAACCGTGGTGCGCGACCATCGCGGCAGCGTGGTGATTTCCGCGCTGCTGACCTGGCTGCTGTCGGCCGGCATCGTGGTGGCGATCCTGATGACGCCGACCTTTCTGCAGACCCTCTACGGCTTCGATGCGGTCACTTCGCTGAAGGCCAACAGCCTGGCCATCGTCATGCTCAGCATCGGCTGCATCATCAGCGGTGCCCTGTGCGACCGCATCGGTGCCGGCCGGGTGCTGGTGGTTGGCTGCAGTGCGCTGGCGGTCAGCGTATGGCTGTTCTACAGCGGCCTGCACGCCAACCCGCACTGGCTGTTCCCGCTGTATGCGTTGGTCGGCCTGTTCGTCGGCACCATCGGCGCGGTGCCGTTCGTGATGGTGCATGCTTTCCCGGCGCCAGTGCGCTTCAGCGGCCTGTCGTTCTCCTACAACATGTCCTATGCGGTGTTCGGTGGCCTGACTCCGGTGGCCGTTTCGCTGCTGGTGAAGTGGAGCCCGCTGGGCCCGGCCTATTACCTGATCGCCCTGTGCGGTGTCGGCGTGGTGGTCGGGTTAGGGCTGCTGCGCAAGGGCCGCTGA
- a CDS encoding HIT family protein, with protein MSLYGDYDSQNIFAKIIRGEMPCYKLYENDDVLVFLDLFPQSFGHTLVIPKRAEARNILEIDADNLTRLTLAVQKVARVLVDELEPDGVQVTQFNGAPAGQTVYHIHVHVIPRFSEQGLQNHGSGKADPAELEKLQARLVKRFQSA; from the coding sequence ATGAGCCTTTACGGCGATTACGATTCGCAGAACATCTTCGCCAAGATCATTCGCGGCGAGATGCCCTGCTACAAGCTGTACGAAAACGACGATGTGCTGGTGTTCCTCGACCTGTTTCCGCAGTCCTTCGGGCACACGCTGGTGATCCCCAAGCGAGCCGAGGCTCGCAATATCCTCGAGATCGACGCCGACAACCTGACCAGGCTGACCCTGGCCGTGCAGAAGGTCGCCCGGGTGCTGGTCGATGAGCTCGAGCCCGATGGCGTGCAGGTCACCCAGTTCAACGGCGCGCCGGCAGGGCAGACGGTCTATCACATCCACGTACACGTGATTCCGCGCTTCAGCGAGCAGGGCTTGCAGAACCATGGCAGCGGCAAGGCCGATCCGGCCGAGCTGGAGAAACTGCAAGCCAGGCTGGTGAAGCGCTTCCAGAGCGCTTGA
- a CDS encoding DMT family transporter, producing MDTRKNIDGLAGAMMVVLCMIWGLQQVVLKAAADDVAPMLMLALRSGVAAVLVALLMLWRRDGLSLREGNWQPGLMVGCLFALEFMLVGEGLRHTSASHMVIFLYTAPIFAALGLHWRLPAERLKPLQWLGIGVAFVGIVVSFAGGSPDLETRDVSKQMFGDILGLLGAVAWGATTVVVRCSRLSSAPVTQTLLYQLLGGFLLLMLACALTGQLHFNPTPVALGGLAFQALLVSFASFLAWFWLLRNYLASRLGVLSFMTPMFGIVFGVWLLDEPLEINFVAGALLVLCGILMVSGYEWLSQWLKRRRS from the coding sequence ATGGACACGCGCAAGAACATCGACGGGCTGGCCGGGGCAATGATGGTCGTGCTGTGCATGATCTGGGGGCTGCAGCAGGTCGTGCTGAAGGCAGCGGCCGATGACGTCGCGCCCATGCTGATGCTCGCTCTGCGCTCGGGGGTGGCCGCCGTGCTGGTGGCATTGCTGATGCTCTGGCGCCGCGACGGCCTGTCGTTGCGCGAAGGCAACTGGCAGCCCGGCCTGATGGTGGGGTGTCTGTTCGCCCTGGAATTCATGCTGGTCGGTGAAGGGCTGCGCCATACCAGTGCCTCGCACATGGTGATCTTTCTCTACACGGCACCTATCTTCGCCGCGCTGGGGCTGCACTGGCGGCTGCCTGCCGAACGCCTGAAACCCCTGCAGTGGCTGGGCATCGGTGTGGCCTTCGTCGGCATCGTGGTGTCTTTCGCAGGGGGCTCGCCGGATCTCGAGACGCGGGATGTCAGCAAGCAGATGTTCGGCGATATCCTTGGCCTGCTTGGCGCCGTGGCCTGGGGCGCGACCACCGTGGTGGTGCGCTGCTCGCGCCTGTCCAGCGCACCGGTCACGCAGACGCTGCTCTATCAGTTGCTCGGTGGCTTCCTGCTGCTGATGCTGGCCTGCGCGCTGACCGGCCAACTGCACTTCAACCCCACGCCGGTGGCCCTGGGCGGCCTGGCGTTCCAGGCGCTGCTGGTGTCGTTCGCAAGCTTTCTGGCCTGGTTCTGGCTGCTGCGCAACTACCTCGCCTCGCGCCTCGGCGTGCTGTCGTTCATGACGCCGATGTTCGGCATCGTGTTCGGCGTATGGCTGCTCGACGAACCGCTGGAAATCAACTTCGTCGCCGGCGCCCTGCTGGTGCTGTGCGGCATCCTGATGGTCAGCGGTTACGAATGGTTGAGCCAGTGGCTGAAGCGACGGCGTTCATAG
- a CDS encoding AraC family transcriptional regulator: MKIDAPRLQIPPFSDALPAPLFFRTASVPAHATYPRHRHAWGEFVYAFSGVMEIEVAGRHYLAPPQYGIWLPPDLEHIGFNRHEACHCSMYVAPEHCAELPAEPCALSLTPLVRALLDDLRESPPDAARQAENERQLQLLLDKLARAPKVGSYLPSSSDALLEPVLRQLTANPADTRSLAQLASQANTTERTLMRRCQRDLGMSFAQWRQRLRVVAALAQLERGRTVESIALDLGYSSASAFIGMFRRLMGVSPDEYRKGNLPRQQ; encoded by the coding sequence ATGAAGATCGACGCCCCGCGACTGCAGATCCCCCCGTTCAGCGACGCCTTGCCGGCCCCGCTGTTCTTCCGAACCGCCAGCGTGCCGGCGCATGCGACCTATCCGCGTCATCGCCACGCCTGGGGTGAGTTCGTCTACGCCTTCAGCGGTGTCATGGAAATCGAAGTCGCCGGGCGTCACTATCTGGCGCCGCCGCAATATGGCATCTGGCTGCCGCCGGACTTGGAGCACATCGGCTTCAATCGGCACGAGGCCTGCCACTGCTCGATGTATGTCGCCCCGGAACATTGTGCCGAGCTGCCCGCCGAACCCTGCGCGCTGAGCCTGACGCCCCTGGTGCGTGCCTTGCTCGACGACCTGCGCGAATCGCCTCCCGACGCCGCGCGGCAGGCCGAGAACGAGCGGCAGTTGCAGTTGCTGCTCGACAAGTTGGCCCGGGCTCCCAAGGTCGGCAGCTACTTGCCCAGTTCCAGCGATGCGCTGCTGGAGCCGGTGTTGCGGCAGCTGACGGCCAACCCAGCGGACACTCGCTCGCTGGCGCAATTGGCCAGTCAGGCCAATACCACGGAGCGCACCCTGATGCGCCGCTGCCAGCGCGACCTGGGCATGTCCTTCGCGCAATGGCGGCAGCGCCTGCGCGTGGTCGCGGCGCTGGCGCAGTTGGAGCGCGGACGTACCGTGGAAAGTATCGCGCTGGATCTGGGTTACAGCAGTGCGTCGGCGTTCATCGGCATGTTCCGCCGGCTGATGGGCGTGTCGCCCGATGAATACCGCAAGGGCAACCTGCCGCGACAGCAATAG
- a CDS encoding 3-isopropylmalate dehydratase: MRSIFVVLPLLALVGCSSYQADPDKVTAVPAERLLAYQTPVNGGGEVVVTRDLGLMGGGCYVAVLVDRKIAARIAVGEEARFQVPAGNRILGITADKQDETLCGKGRLNREVAVKVEAGGSEDLRIISQNRGGFDIQLSEPR, encoded by the coding sequence ATGCGTTCGATCTTCGTCGTACTGCCGCTGCTGGCTCTGGTTGGTTGCTCTTCGTACCAGGCCGATCCCGATAAGGTCACGGCCGTGCCGGCCGAGCGCCTGCTGGCGTACCAGACGCCGGTCAACGGTGGAGGGGAGGTCGTGGTTACCCGTGACCTGGGGCTGATGGGCGGTGGCTGTTATGTCGCCGTGCTGGTCGACCGCAAGATCGCCGCGCGCATCGCGGTGGGCGAGGAAGCACGTTTCCAGGTACCTGCAGGCAACCGTATTCTCGGCATCACCGCCGACAAGCAGGACGAAACCTTGTGTGGCAAGGGTCGCCTCAATCGTGAGGTAGCGGTGAAGGTCGAAGCGGGCGGCAGTGAAGATTTGCGAATCATCAGCCAGAATCGTGGCGGCTTCGACATCCAGCTCAGCGAGCCGAGGTAG
- a CDS encoding FAD-dependent oxidoreductase, with the protein MKDLPIAIVGAGTAGLASAILLARQGWAVSVFERVADLQPVGAGILLQPSGLAALRSLGLFDECAALGAPVSRLYGTSACAGRVILDTRYQHWQADSFGLGIHRGVLMTALVNAARAAGVNICTGVSISRFQQSPTHVSLIAADDQGGEVALGDHAALILADGTRSQLRAQMQVRQWVKPYPWGALWSIVPTPDCADSTDLRQWYRGCSQMFGIMPTGATHTDRNTRLSSLFWSLPVATHGTWQQSGLPAWKDSVRQLAGEPAEAFLQSIDSAQRLMFATYADVRMSRWHDGRVLAIGDCAHAMSPQLGQGANMALVDAVALASALGPVDRKQAANFPERFAAYADLRRAHLRYYRQASRLLTPLFQSDSAWLAVVRDTALFMARHLPMGRQHAVSTLVGARTGWLLSGKGGAELYAWRTSAAQPVAPTSSG; encoded by the coding sequence GTGAAAGATTTACCCATTGCCATCGTCGGGGCTGGTACCGCGGGGCTGGCCAGTGCCATTCTGCTGGCCCGTCAGGGCTGGGCTGTCAGCGTTTTCGAGCGTGTCGCCGACCTGCAGCCGGTCGGTGCGGGCATTCTCCTGCAGCCTTCCGGGTTGGCCGCTTTGCGCAGCCTCGGCCTGTTCGATGAATGCGCAGCGCTCGGCGCGCCGGTAAGCCGCCTGTACGGCACCTCCGCCTGTGCGGGAAGAGTGATTCTCGACACCCGCTATCAGCACTGGCAAGCCGATTCCTTCGGCCTCGGCATCCATCGTGGTGTACTGATGACTGCGCTGGTCAACGCGGCGCGCGCGGCTGGCGTGAATATCTGCACGGGTGTTTCGATCAGCCGTTTCCAGCAATCGCCCACTCATGTGAGCCTGATCGCTGCCGATGATCAGGGCGGTGAGGTCGCACTCGGCGACCACGCGGCGTTGATTCTGGCCGACGGTACCCGCTCGCAGTTGCGGGCGCAGATGCAGGTCCGTCAGTGGGTCAAGCCCTATCCCTGGGGTGCGCTATGGAGCATCGTGCCGACGCCGGATTGCGCCGATTCCACCGATTTGCGCCAGTGGTACCGAGGCTGTTCGCAGATGTTCGGCATCATGCCGACCGGCGCTACCCACACCGACCGCAATACGCGCCTGAGCAGCCTGTTCTGGAGTCTGCCTGTCGCGACCCATGGTACGTGGCAGCAGTCCGGCCTGCCTGCCTGGAAGGATTCGGTACGCCAGCTCGCCGGTGAACCGGCCGAAGCCTTTCTGCAATCGATCGACTCGGCGCAGCGCTTGATGTTCGCCACCTATGCCGATGTGCGCATGTCCCGGTGGCATGACGGTCGGGTGCTGGCAATCGGTGACTGTGCCCACGCCATGAGCCCGCAACTGGGGCAGGGGGCGAACATGGCGCTGGTCGATGCCGTTGCGCTGGCCAGCGCACTGGGGCCAGTGGACCGGAAGCAGGCGGCGAATTTTCCCGAGCGCTTCGCCGCCTACGCGGATCTGCGCCGCGCTCATCTTCGTTATTACCGCCAGGCCAGCCGCTTGCTGACGCCCTTGTTCCAGTCGGACAGTGCCTGGCTGGCGGTCGTGCGCGATACTGCGCTGTTCATGGCGCGGCACCTGCCAATGGGGCGCCAGCATGCCGTTTCCACGCTGGTCGGGGCGCGTACCGGGTGGTTGTTGTCCGGCAAGGGCGGCGCCGAGTTGTACGCCTGGCGCACGTCAGCGGCGCAGCCAGTCGCCCCGACATCTTCCGGTTAG